One Defluviimonas sp. SAOS-178_SWC DNA window includes the following coding sequences:
- a CDS encoding gene transfer agent family protein, whose product MSHRVELNWIGGAHVFALGLGELRAVQDACDAGPMQVLNGLRGDHWRVDWPFAVLRHGLIGGGMPPGEARKLLSELSDSHPVARFLVTATLVLAAAIMGVEDDPVGEPTGELSPPESGSSASSTQEEPLPGSPREMSTE is encoded by the coding sequence ATGAGCCATCGCGTCGAGCTGAACTGGATCGGGGGTGCGCATGTCTTCGCCCTCGGTCTTGGCGAACTGAGGGCCGTGCAGGATGCCTGCGACGCCGGACCCATGCAGGTGTTGAACGGTCTGCGCGGCGATCATTGGCGGGTCGACTGGCCGTTCGCGGTTCTTCGCCACGGTTTGATCGGCGGTGGAATGCCGCCCGGTGAGGCAAGGAAGCTCCTCTCCGAACTTTCCGACTCGCATCCTGTGGCGAGGTTCTTGGTGACGGCGACCTTGGTCCTCGCGGCGGCGATCATGGGCGTCGAGGACGACCCGGTGGGGGAGCCGACGGGGGAGCTGAGCCCCCCGGAAAGTGGCAGTTCAGCAAGTTCTACGCAGGAGGAGCCATTGCCGGGTTCACCCCGAGAGATGTCGACCGAATGA
- a CDS encoding phage tail tube protein, whose translation MAAPVTAKYEQLVLEVETTPGGGTYAKLCGIMGFSYNREAQVDRVEVPADCDDESLPYSVEKQVRSTEYTIEGEAVWAQQSHETLLQWFRSSATVNIRVQHANAASGDVEYEAGPALLTQLNNTRTKGQKVTATVRIEFDGTPTTTDKA comes from the coding sequence ATGGCAGCGCCCGTAACGGCAAAGTATGAGCAGCTCGTCCTCGAGGTCGAGACGACCCCGGGCGGAGGCACCTATGCCAAGCTCTGTGGCATCATGGGCTTCAGCTACAATCGCGAGGCGCAGGTCGACCGCGTCGAGGTGCCCGCGGACTGCGACGATGAAAGCCTGCCCTATTCGGTTGAAAAGCAGGTGCGCAGTACCGAATACACGATCGAGGGCGAGGCGGTCTGGGCGCAGCAGAGCCACGAGACGCTTTTGCAGTGGTTCCGGTCGAGCGCCACCGTCAACATCCGTGTGCAGCATGCGAACGCCGCCAGCGGTGATGTCGAGTATGAAGCTGGTCCCGCGCTCCTGACGCAGCTCAACAACACCCGCACCAAGGGCCAGAAGGTCACCGCGACCGTTCGTATCGAATTCGACGGAACGCCGACCACGACCGACAAGGCTTGA
- a CDS encoding HK97 gp10 family phage protein — MAVEGMDRLRARFRALPKEIRQAVRDEMERAAEDYVALMRRLAPRGKSGKLAASIGWTWGDAPSGAIVVQQMYGDGPTNIDMRITIFAGSDEVFYARFVEFGTRAHALALNASVERGKRQDQGGWHPGATAQPFFFPAVRAKKRTTTRRINATAVKAARRIWGG; from the coding sequence ATGGCCGTCGAGGGAATGGATCGGCTCCGGGCCCGCTTCCGGGCGCTGCCGAAAGAAATCAGGCAGGCGGTGCGCGACGAGATGGAACGTGCGGCGGAAGACTATGTCGCACTGATGCGCCGCCTTGCACCGCGAGGCAAGTCGGGGAAGTTGGCCGCTAGTATCGGATGGACATGGGGCGATGCACCATCGGGGGCGATAGTTGTGCAGCAGATGTACGGTGACGGCCCGACAAACATCGATATGCGTATCACGATCTTCGCAGGCAGCGACGAGGTCTTCTATGCGCGATTCGTCGAATTCGGCACCCGGGCGCACGCGCTGGCCCTGAATGCGTCGGTAGAGCGGGGCAAGCGTCAGGACCAGGGCGGCTGGCATCCGGGAGCCACGGCCCAGCCATTCTTCTTCCCGGCGGTTCGGGCAAAGAAGCGCACGACGACGCGCCGGATCAACGCGACAGCCGTGAAGGCCGCGCGCCGGATCTGGGGCGGATGA
- a CDS encoding DUF3168 domain-containing protein, whose amino-acid sequence MSESNALQAMIVARLKADAGVSAIIGQKVYDRPPATVAAPYVSIGPSDYVPDDAECVDGRVETMQIDCWSEAQDGKREAKAIADAAKKALHRYAGSIDPGALVSIEVVQVRVLDDPDGITTHGIVIVEAIVEEG is encoded by the coding sequence ATGAGCGAATCGAACGCGCTGCAGGCGATGATCGTCGCGCGGCTGAAGGCTGATGCGGGCGTGTCCGCGATCATCGGGCAGAAGGTCTATGACCGGCCGCCGGCAACTGTCGCCGCACCTTATGTGAGCATCGGTCCTTCGGACTATGTGCCGGACGATGCCGAATGCGTCGACGGCCGCGTCGAGACCATGCAGATCGACTGCTGGTCCGAGGCACAGGATGGCAAGCGCGAGGCGAAGGCGATCGCGGACGCCGCCAAGAAGGCGCTCCACAGGTATGCCGGCTCAATCGATCCCGGCGCCCTCGTGTCGATCGAGGTCGTCCAAGTCAGGGTTCTTGATGATCCGGACGGCATCACGACGCACGGCATCGTGATCGTCGAGGCGATCGTCGAGGAGGGCTGA
- a CDS encoding head-tail adaptor protein, translated as MPAPVLIEAIAFDAPTSTDNGQGGTILGWVERLCVRAEFRFLRGGETVLQARLAGQQTIVAKIRASAASREITPEWRMRDIRTSVVYNIRSIVPTDDRHYLELTCQSGVAV; from the coding sequence ATGCCGGCGCCCGTCCTGATCGAGGCGATCGCATTCGATGCACCGACATCGACCGACAACGGTCAGGGTGGCACGATCCTTGGCTGGGTCGAGCGGCTATGCGTCCGCGCGGAATTCCGATTTCTTCGCGGCGGGGAGACCGTCCTGCAGGCGCGTCTGGCGGGTCAGCAGACGATCGTTGCCAAGATCCGGGCCAGCGCGGCCTCGCGCGAGATCACGCCGGAGTGGCGCATGCGCGATATCCGGACTTCCGTCGTCTATAACATCCGTTCGATCGTTCCGACCGATGACCGGCATTACCTGGAGCTGACCTGCCAGAGCGGGGTGGCGGTATGA
- a CDS encoding head-tail connector protein, translating into MHNMTLVTPPTALPVDVKTVKDNLRIGFPDDDYLIDQLLKAAIGRFDGWSGILGRALMPQSWTLTLDAFPTGCIAIPLGPVVSVTSIKYWDTTPTQIVMPSSAYKVDVSRFEAVIDPVDGWPDTDDRLGAVTIEWVAGNGCPEPIKAAIMILAAHLYENPSGGDVLPPAVTALIAPYRRAII; encoded by the coding sequence ATGCACAACATGACGCTTGTCACGCCGCCGACCGCGCTGCCGGTCGACGTGAAGACGGTCAAGGACAACCTGCGGATCGGCTTCCCGGACGATGACTATCTGATCGACCAGCTCCTGAAGGCCGCGATCGGCAGGTTCGATGGCTGGTCTGGCATTCTGGGCCGGGCGCTGATGCCGCAAAGTTGGACGCTAACGCTGGATGCATTTCCGACCGGTTGCATCGCGATCCCGCTCGGCCCCGTCGTGTCGGTGACGTCGATCAAGTATTGGGACACTACGCCGACGCAGATCGTGATGCCTTCCTCCGCCTACAAGGTCGACGTCAGCCGCTTCGAGGCTGTGATCGATCCGGTCGACGGCTGGCCGGATACGGACGACAGGCTGGGTGCCGTCACGATCGAATGGGTTGCCGGCAACGGATGTCCCGAGCCGATTAAGGCGGCGATCATGATCCTGGCGGCGCATCTTTACGAGAATCCTAGTGGTGGTGATGTGCTTCCACCTGCGGTTACCGCGCTGATCGCGCCCTATCGCCGGGCGATCATCTGA
- a CDS encoding phage major capsid protein, with protein MTKQMNPLRGIVAVRADATGDIKALIEKVNGDFSTFKETIEAKNKEVLAKFDDVVTTEKLEKLNASLSETQAEIDKINVKITAAAMGAGQDDRVKDKEYTAAFRAHVRKGDVQASLNKGADSEGGYLAPVEWDRTITDKLVEVSPMRQIAKVQVTSQQAFVKLFNLRGAASGWVSETAARTQTNTPTFGAMTIRPGELYANPAATQGMLDDSEIDLEAWLAGEVETEFAYQEGLTFVSGTGVNRPNGFLTYVTGAANAAANPLGAIQIVPAAAVADIAATEVYDLVYALPESFSMGARFVANRTTIGELRKLVDLNGQFMWQPSMQEGQPAQLAGHPVTEMPGMPNIGTGAIPLAFGDFERGYLIVDRTGVRVLRDPFTNKPYVHFYTTKRVGGAVVNPEAIKVLKNA; from the coding sequence ATGACGAAGCAGATGAACCCGCTCCGCGGGATCGTCGCTGTGCGCGCGGACGCGACCGGCGACATCAAGGCCCTGATCGAAAAGGTCAACGGCGACTTCTCGACGTTCAAGGAGACGATCGAGGCGAAAAACAAGGAGGTCCTGGCGAAGTTCGACGACGTCGTGACGACCGAGAAGCTGGAAAAGCTGAATGCCAGCCTTTCCGAAACCCAGGCCGAGATCGACAAGATCAACGTCAAGATCACGGCCGCCGCAATGGGCGCCGGTCAGGACGACCGGGTCAAGGACAAGGAGTACACCGCTGCCTTCCGTGCCCATGTCCGCAAGGGCGACGTCCAGGCGAGCCTGAACAAGGGTGCGGATTCCGAAGGCGGCTACCTCGCGCCGGTGGAGTGGGATCGCACGATCACCGACAAGCTGGTGGAAGTGTCGCCGATGCGGCAGATCGCCAAGGTGCAGGTCACCTCGCAACAGGCGTTCGTGAAGCTGTTCAACCTGCGCGGCGCGGCTTCCGGCTGGGTGAGCGAGACGGCGGCCCGGACGCAGACCAACACGCCGACCTTCGGCGCGATGACGATCCGCCCTGGTGAGCTTTATGCCAACCCGGCGGCGACGCAGGGCATGCTGGACGACAGCGAGATCGACCTGGAGGCATGGCTTGCCGGTGAGGTCGAGACCGAGTTCGCATACCAGGAAGGACTGACCTTCGTGTCCGGGACCGGCGTCAACCGTCCGAACGGGTTCCTGACCTACGTCACTGGCGCGGCGAATGCGGCGGCGAACCCGCTCGGCGCAATCCAGATCGTGCCGGCCGCCGCCGTGGCGGACATCGCTGCGACCGAGGTCTACGATCTGGTCTACGCGCTGCCGGAATCCTTCTCGATGGGGGCGCGGTTCGTTGCGAACCGGACGACCATCGGTGAGTTGCGCAAGCTCGTGGACCTCAACGGTCAGTTCATGTGGCAGCCCTCGATGCAGGAAGGCCAGCCGGCGCAACTGGCGGGCCATCCGGTGACAGAGATGCCCGGCATGCCGAATATCGGCACCGGCGCGATCCCGCTCGCCTTCGGCGACTTCGAGCGCGGCTACCTGATCGTCGATCGCACGGGTGTCCGCGTGCTCCGCGACCCGTTCACCAACAAGCCCTATGTCCACTTCTACACGACGAAGCGGGTCGGCGGTGCGGTGGTGAACCCCGAAGCGATCAAGGTTCTGAAGAACGCCTGA
- a CDS encoding head maturation protease, ClpP-related, giving the protein MSQRNLPELSPRKLPQTCAFMPDSSAIDRWNGGIAAQQTPDNTISILDVIGEDFWTGGGVTSKRVAAALRSIGEGTDVFVDINSPGGDFFEGVAIYNLLREHKAKVTVRVLGIAASAASVVAMAGDEIMIGKAGFLMVHNAWVVAIGNRHDLTEAAKTMEPFDDAMATVYSDRAGVTKKAAARWMDDETWFNGEQAVENGLADGFLASDATKKDPAKAKALAEMKPALKAEFAMRRAGMSRNESRSLIGDLVGEEAVAAALQRQAVADDDDLRAALQQLTQTLSF; this is encoded by the coding sequence ATGAGCCAGCGTAACCTGCCAGAGCTTTCGCCCCGCAAGCTGCCGCAAACCTGTGCCTTCATGCCGGATTCGTCGGCGATCGACCGCTGGAACGGTGGGATCGCCGCACAACAGACGCCAGACAACACCATCTCGATCCTTGACGTGATCGGAGAGGACTTCTGGACCGGCGGCGGCGTGACCTCCAAGCGTGTCGCCGCGGCCCTGCGCTCGATCGGCGAAGGCACCGATGTGTTCGTCGACATCAACTCGCCAGGGGGCGACTTCTTCGAGGGGGTGGCAATCTACAACCTCCTGCGCGAACACAAGGCGAAGGTTACGGTGCGCGTCCTGGGGATTGCCGCCAGCGCGGCCTCGGTCGTGGCGATGGCAGGCGACGAGATCATGATCGGCAAGGCCGGCTTCCTTATGGTCCACAATGCCTGGGTTGTCGCGATCGGCAACCGGCATGACCTGACCGAGGCCGCGAAGACGATGGAGCCCTTCGACGACGCGATGGCCACCGTCTATTCCGACCGGGCCGGCGTCACCAAGAAGGCTGCGGCGCGCTGGATGGATGACGAGACCTGGTTCAACGGCGAACAGGCAGTCGAGAACGGGTTGGCGGATGGGTTCCTTGCATCCGACGCCACGAAGAAGGATCCGGCGAAGGCGAAAGCCCTTGCCGAGATGAAGCCCGCGCTGAAGGCCGAGTTCGCCATGCGCCGGGCGGGAATGTCGCGCAATGAGAGCCGTAGCCTCATTGGTGATCTGGTGGGGGAGGAGGCCGTCGCGGCCGCCCTCCAGCGTCAAGCCGTAGCTGACGACGATGACCTCCGCGCTGCGCTTCAGCAGCTCACGCAAACCCTGTCTTTCTGA
- a CDS encoding phage portal protein, whose amino-acid sequence MGFLSRLRGVPPKPEAAAPTDRVVYVAAQAAEFYGLNDPRLMEFIRTGGADGIAVSVRDAMRNTAVMRSVTLISSAIGMLPLHMIDADTKEKVTEHPLARMLHRQPNDWQTAFNFRQITQRRALTEGDGMALIVRSRGIVQRLVPIDPARVETRQNPDWSVTHTYTRPDGTQLRIAHEDLLHVYDDSEDALRGVSRVRQAAEAITLARMLETSQVKFHKNGMQLGGVITHPNQLGAESLENLRESIRQRYQGTDNAGSWMVLEEGMTAAAMTGTAKDAQQIENRTMQVEEIGRIFGVPRPLLGMDDTSWGSGIDVLGQLFVRYALNPWFTAWEQAIKRSCLTEAEQGRYDIKFNAGALLRGSMTDQAEFFAKALGSGGHQPWMDYDEVRDISDLPKRDIAPNAIAQKGAGNEPA is encoded by the coding sequence ATGGGGTTCCTGTCCCGCCTTCGCGGAGTTCCGCCAAAGCCGGAGGCGGCGGCGCCAACGGATCGCGTGGTCTACGTCGCCGCGCAGGCGGCGGAGTTCTACGGGCTGAATGACCCGAGGCTGATGGAGTTCATTCGTACCGGTGGCGCCGACGGCATCGCGGTGAGCGTGCGCGATGCGATGCGGAACACGGCGGTGATGCGGAGCGTCACGCTGATCAGCTCCGCCATCGGCATGTTGCCACTGCACATGATCGATGCGGACACCAAGGAGAAGGTCACGGAGCATCCGTTGGCGCGGATGCTCCACCGTCAGCCGAACGATTGGCAGACGGCGTTCAACTTCCGCCAGATCACGCAGCGTCGGGCCCTGACCGAAGGCGACGGCATGGCGCTGATCGTGCGTTCACGCGGAATCGTCCAGCGTCTTGTGCCGATCGACCCGGCGCGCGTCGAGACGCGGCAGAACCCGGACTGGTCTGTGACGCATACCTACACGCGACCGGATGGAACGCAGCTTCGGATTGCGCATGAAGACCTTCTGCATGTCTACGACGATTCCGAGGATGCGCTGCGCGGTGTGTCGCGGGTCAGGCAGGCGGCCGAGGCGATCACGCTGGCCCGGATGCTGGAGACGAGCCAGGTCAAGTTCCACAAGAACGGGATGCAGCTTGGCGGCGTCATCACCCACCCGAACCAGCTCGGCGCCGAGTCGCTGGAAAACCTTCGGGAAAGCATCCGTCAGCGCTACCAGGGCACGGACAATGCCGGGTCGTGGATGGTCCTTGAAGAAGGCATGACGGCCGCGGCGATGACCGGAACGGCGAAGGATGCGCAGCAGATCGAGAACCGCACCATGCAGGTCGAAGAGATCGGCAGGATCTTTGGCGTGCCGCGCCCGCTCCTGGGGATGGACGACACGTCCTGGGGGTCGGGCATCGACGTCCTCGGCCAGCTCTTCGTGCGCTATGCGCTCAACCCGTGGTTCACCGCGTGGGAGCAGGCGATCAAGCGGTCCTGTCTGACCGAGGCCGAGCAGGGGCGTTACGACATCAAGTTCAACGCGGGCGCGCTTCTGCGCGGCTCGATGACGGACCAGGCCGAGTTCTTCGCCAAGGCGCTCGGGTCCGGCGGACACCAGCCGTGGATGGATTACGACGAGGTCCGCGATATCTCAGACCTTCCGAAGCGCGACATCGCGCCGAATGCAATAGCCCAGAAAGGAGCCGGCAATGAGCCAGCGTAA
- a CDS encoding terminase large subunit, protein MPLDHNPWSTACPDWKERIREGRSLVPDLPLFAPVAEKALRVFKSLRVPDMIGTPTLGEVCEEWIFDLVRAVFGAYDPDTRRRMIRQFFVMIPKKNGKSSISAAIIVTAAILNERPNAEAILIAETQKIAEIAFSQAAGIIKLDPRLDKDSGGIFDVKSHSKTIIHMNTGATIRILSADGDVVTGSKAAYVLVDETHVLGHKAKAPGVYLELEGGLAARPEGFLLEITTQSKVPPHGEFKRRLSLARGVRDGKLNLPILPVLYELPQDMQASGAWRDEETWRLVNPNIERSVSIDYLREKFAEAEVGGQEALSLFASQHLNVEMGVGLHADVWSGAAYWEAAKMPDLTFDVLLGLVDVCTIGVDGGGMDDIASLGVMGRHRENGDWLFWQQSWAQPEVFERRKSIAPALEDFKRSGDLIVRNSESEIGQDMRAICRRIFDAGLLPEEHGIGYDSSGPATGLEEIEEDADLAKRVTGVSQGYRMQRAVLQIPNKLKVQEFRHCGQPIMAWAAGNAKMELVGSNWLVKKQTAGASKIDPLMAMFDAAMLMFLNPVAKGLSVYRERGLLVV, encoded by the coding sequence ATGCCGCTCGATCACAATCCCTGGTCGACCGCTTGCCCTGACTGGAAGGAGCGGATCAGGGAAGGCCGTTCCCTCGTCCCGGATTTGCCGCTCTTCGCACCTGTCGCCGAGAAGGCGCTGAGGGTCTTCAAGAGCCTTCGCGTGCCTGACATGATCGGAACGCCGACGCTCGGAGAAGTCTGCGAGGAGTGGATCTTCGATCTGGTCCGGGCGGTGTTCGGAGCCTATGACCCTGATACGCGCCGCCGAATGATCCGGCAGTTCTTCGTGATGATCCCGAAGAAGAACGGAAAGTCGTCGATCAGCGCGGCCATCATCGTGACAGCCGCGATCCTGAACGAGAGGCCGAACGCCGAGGCGATCCTGATCGCCGAGACACAGAAGATCGCCGAGATCGCCTTCAGCCAGGCGGCCGGCATCATCAAGCTCGACCCGCGGCTCGACAAGGACAGCGGCGGCATCTTCGATGTGAAGTCGCATTCGAAGACGATCATCCACATGAACACGGGTGCGACGATCCGCATCCTGTCGGCGGATGGCGATGTAGTGACCGGTTCGAAGGCGGCCTATGTGCTGGTCGACGAGACCCACGTTCTAGGACACAAGGCGAAAGCGCCGGGTGTCTACCTGGAACTGGAGGGCGGACTTGCGGCCCGTCCGGAAGGGTTCCTTCTGGAGATCACGACACAGTCCAAGGTTCCGCCGCACGGAGAGTTCAAGCGCCGACTGTCCCTCGCCCGCGGCGTTCGGGACGGTAAGCTGAACCTGCCGATCCTGCCGGTGCTGTACGAGCTGCCACAGGATATGCAGGCGTCTGGGGCGTGGCGCGACGAAGAGACGTGGAGGCTGGTGAACCCCAACATCGAGCGGTCGGTATCGATCGACTACCTTCGCGAGAAGTTCGCGGAGGCCGAGGTTGGCGGTCAGGAAGCGCTTTCGCTGTTCGCATCGCAACACCTGAACGTCGAGATGGGCGTCGGGCTCCATGCCGATGTGTGGTCGGGTGCTGCCTATTGGGAAGCCGCAAAGATGCCAGACCTGACGTTCGATGTCCTGCTCGGTCTCGTCGACGTCTGCACGATCGGCGTCGATGGCGGCGGGATGGATGATATCGCCTCGCTTGGTGTCATGGGGCGGCACAGGGAAAACGGGGACTGGCTGTTCTGGCAGCAATCGTGGGCGCAGCCGGAGGTCTTCGAGCGGCGGAAGTCGATCGCGCCGGCGCTGGAGGATTTCAAGCGGTCCGGCGACCTCATCGTTCGCAACAGCGAATCCGAGATCGGGCAGGACATGCGGGCGATCTGCCGGAGGATCTTCGATGCAGGACTTCTGCCAGAGGAACACGGCATCGGATACGACAGTTCGGGTCCGGCGACGGGCCTCGAAGAGATCGAGGAAGACGCGGATTTGGCCAAGCGTGTGACGGGTGTATCGCAGGGCTACCGCATGCAGAGGGCGGTCCTGCAGATCCCGAACAAGCTGAAGGTGCAGGAGTTCCGACATTGCGGCCAGCCGATCATGGCCTGGGCGGCGGGGAATGCGAAAATGGAACTGGTAGGGAGCAACTGGCTCGTGAAAAAGCAGACAGCCGGCGCAAGCAAGATCGACCCGCTCATGGCGATGTTCGACGCGGCAATGCTCATGTTCCTGAACCCGGTCGCGAAGGGCCTTTCGGTCTATCGCGAGCGCGGGCTTCTGGTCGTCTGA
- a CDS encoding HNH endonuclease yields the protein MGRLKRLPTHMPSLPPRIGQPQPSTEAERSRQRREMQPWRKWYSTAKWQRLRWSILKRDLFTCAKCGCIEADTSQLVADHRRPHRGSEALFWDERNLQCLCKTCHDGAKQAEERAGIW from the coding sequence ATGGGGCGGCTGAAGCGGCTACCAACGCACATGCCGTCCCTGCCTCCTCGCATCGGACAGCCGCAGCCATCGACGGAGGCCGAGCGTAGCCGCCAACGTCGCGAGATGCAGCCGTGGCGCAAGTGGTACTCGACCGCCAAGTGGCAGAGGCTGCGCTGGTCAATTCTGAAGCGCGATCTATTCACCTGCGCCAAGTGTGGATGCATCGAGGCGGACACATCGCAGCTCGTCGCGGATCACCGGCGACCCCATCGCGGCAGCGAAGCGTTGTTCTGGGACGAGCGGAACCTGCAGTGCCTGTGCAAGACCTGCCATGACGGCGCCAAGCAAGCCGAGGAGCGTGCCGGCATCTGGTAG
- a CDS encoding DUF1376 domain-containing protein, whose product MMDHQTSDADHRAERGQGMHVDEDFWVYPLQWGQTIADQDWFPLYFHRLLGSDFVAEACAAGSAGRAAGFTAFLLWCEAVKQDPGGTLPDNDVALARLAGFGADLAAWREVREAALYGWSPCHVDGDDGRRDRRLGHRTVADFALFAWNRKHGRQMGREAAKLSQVKWKVKKQMEAMKRPARLVGDDMLITQVANWLIRGGMAVSQENVASALAAAGVPSVVPMRRDGSEA is encoded by the coding sequence ATGATGGATCACCAAACATCAGACGCGGATCACCGCGCGGAACGGGGGCAGGGCATGCATGTTGACGAGGACTTCTGGGTCTACCCGCTCCAATGGGGGCAGACGATCGCGGATCAGGACTGGTTCCCGCTCTATTTTCACCGGCTGCTCGGGTCGGACTTCGTAGCGGAGGCCTGCGCGGCCGGATCGGCGGGGCGCGCGGCCGGCTTCACAGCCTTCCTCCTCTGGTGCGAGGCGGTCAAGCAGGATCCGGGCGGCACGCTGCCGGACAATGATGTGGCGCTCGCCCGGCTCGCCGGCTTCGGGGCCGACCTTGCCGCGTGGCGCGAGGTCAGGGAAGCCGCGCTTTACGGCTGGTCACCGTGCCATGTCGACGGCGACGACGGCCGCCGGGACAGGCGGCTCGGGCACCGCACCGTCGCGGACTTCGCCCTCTTCGCCTGGAACCGCAAGCACGGCCGCCAGATGGGCCGCGAGGCGGCAAAGCTCAGCCAGGTGAAGTGGAAGGTCAAGAAACAGATGGAGGCGATGAAGCGCCCCGCACGGCTCGTCGGCGACGACATGCTGATCACGCAGGTCGCCAACTGGCTCATCCGGGGCGGCATGGCGGTCAGTCAGGAGAACGTGGCCTCGGCGCTCGCGGCGGCCGGCGTGCCCTCCGTCGTGCCCATGCGCCGGGACGGTTCGGAGGCCTGA